The genomic interval CATCACCCTGACCACCAAGCAGAACCCCGGCATCGGCGAAGGCGTGGCCAGGCTCAACAAGGTCACCAGCGATCCGGAAGCAGCGGTCAAGGGCGCCGACGTGGTCTTCGTCGTCATCCCGGCCTTCGGCCAGCGCCGGATGGCCGAGCTCCTCGGCGACTACCTGACCAAGGACCAGGTCGTCGTCCTCGAACCCGGCAACTTCGGCGGTTCCCTCGAGTTCGCCCAGGTCATGTTGGCCAAGGGCAAGACCGAGCTGCCCATCCTGGTCGAGTTCCAGTGCATGAGCTACACCGGTTGGAAGGACAGCCCGACCACCGTCTGGACCAGCGGCTTCAAGAAGGGCAACTGGGCGGCCGCCTTCCCGGCCAACCGCAACAAGGAAGCCATGGCCATCCTGCACCAGATCTACCCCGACCTGATCGAGGCCCAGAACGTCTTCGAGACCGGCATGTCCAACGTCAACACCGTCTTCCACGCCCCGATGATGCTCTGCAACGTCGGTTGGCTGGAGCACACGGGCGGCGACTTCATGCTCTA from Bacillota bacterium carries:
- a CDS encoding NAD/NADP octopine/nopaline dehydrogenase family protein; translation: MKKVETVTIVGGGNGAFIAAADLAVNKGLKVNLFEAPELAKSIEGVMQTKTITLTTKQNPGIGEGVARLNKVTSDPEAAVKGADVVFVVIPAFGQRRMAELLGDYLTKDQVVVLEPGNFGGSLEFAQVMLAKGKTELPILVEFQCMSYTGWKDSPTTVWTSGFKKGNWAAAFPANRNKEAMAILHQIYPDLIEAQNVFETGMSNVNTVFHAPMMLCNVGWLEHTGGDFMLYWDGDSKSVGHIVQAVDDERMSVGRAAGMNLEPCLDIINRWYGYMGCKGKTLWEAMTTNPAYALDKCPSTVNHRFFTEDIPYGMIPLRDLGKLAGVPTPNTAAVATLVSTLLQRDLEK